One window of the Devosia sp. 2618 genome contains the following:
- a CDS encoding division plane positioning ATPase MipZ produces MVQSGAHIIAVGNEKGGSGKSTTALHLAVYLLHQGHRVATIDVDSRQQTLTRYVRNRRNTVETTGHQVPMPKHVHLPTAWGDSIRENQRAELDIFTKALGGLRDEVDYIVIDTPGFDGNLARLAHGVADTLVTPINDSMIDLDVLARVDAVSGEPIETSPYSRNVQRARAERLAENGEKIDWVLMRNRISNLGSRNASQVQDTIERVAARLGCRVADGIAERVIFRSLFPIGMTVFDPLEASLLGGAPTMSHVNARQEYRSLVAALRLPSRSEATEPKRLSA; encoded by the coding sequence ATGGTGCAATCCGGTGCGCACATCATTGCCGTGGGCAATGAAAAGGGCGGCTCGGGCAAGTCGACGACGGCTTTGCATCTGGCCGTCTATCTGCTGCATCAGGGTCATCGCGTCGCGACAATCGACGTCGATAGCCGTCAGCAGACCCTGACGCGCTATGTCCGCAATCGCCGCAATACCGTCGAAACCACCGGTCATCAGGTGCCCATGCCAAAGCATGTGCATCTGCCCACCGCCTGGGGCGATTCCATCCGCGAAAACCAGCGCGCCGAACTCGATATTTTCACCAAGGCGCTGGGCGGCCTGCGCGACGAAGTCGACTATATTGTCATCGACACGCCCGGCTTTGATGGCAATCTCGCCCGTCTGGCGCATGGCGTTGCCGATACGCTGGTCACCCCGATCAATGACAGCATGATCGATCTCGATGTGTTGGCCCGCGTCGACGCGGTCAGCGGCGAGCCGATTGAAACCAGCCCCTATTCACGCAATGTGCAGCGCGCCCGCGCCGAACGCCTCGCCGAAAACGGCGAGAAAATCGACTGGGTGCTGATGCGCAACCGCATTTCAAACCTGGGCTCGCGCAATGCCAGCCAGGTGCAGGACACAATCGAACGCGTTGCCGCCCGTCTTGGCTGCCGCGTCGCCGATGGCATTGCCGAGCGCGTCATTTTCCGCTCGCTCTTTCCTATCGGCATGACGGTGTTTGATCCGCTGGAGGCGAGCCTGCTCGGCGGCGCCCCAACCATGTCACACGTCAATGCACGTCAGGAATATCGCAGCCTCGTCGCCGCCTTGCGCCTGCCATCGCGTAGCGAGGCAACTGAACCAAAGCGCCTCTCCGCCTAG
- a CDS encoding MFS transporter → MDIRLIWLAVGTFAIGVESFAISSLLPQIADSTGVSLTQAGYLVIAFSLANAFGSPILAALTGTADRRRILATTALIFSAGAIWAACSYGYADLMAARVLMAFAAGLYTATAQATGVAISSVDHRARAISVIVGGTSMAVAFGAPLGALVAGFASWRGSYFMVAGFGVIAALSIWIMLPSGLRGAQLGIRQRVAAIALPGVRGALVTTLLNLAGAFTVIIYLAVITTEAIGLPRELIPAVLLAFGIGAAIGNAAGGQLADRVGARRTVVGATSMNVLLLAAMSVVPHLPHGIVPVAFFVLVVIWGATGWAFPPAQASHLLSLSPGNAPLVLSLNASALYLGIAAGSLIGGLVLQYGTPSDLGWIGALLPALSLLGMGFNATRRPARAALAGMG, encoded by the coding sequence ATGGATATCCGTCTCATCTGGCTGGCGGTTGGCACCTTCGCCATCGGCGTCGAGAGCTTTGCTATATCGAGCCTGTTGCCGCAGATCGCCGACTCCACCGGGGTGTCGCTGACGCAGGCCGGCTATCTGGTCATAGCCTTCTCGCTGGCCAACGCCTTCGGTTCGCCCATCCTCGCGGCGCTGACCGGCACGGCTGATCGCCGCCGCATCTTGGCCACCACGGCCCTGATCTTTTCGGCCGGCGCCATCTGGGCCGCCTGCTCCTATGGCTATGCCGATCTGATGGCCGCGCGCGTGCTGATGGCCTTTGCGGCTGGACTTTACACCGCCACCGCACAGGCCACCGGCGTTGCCATTTCATCGGTTGACCACCGCGCCCGCGCCATTTCGGTGATCGTCGGCGGCACCTCGATGGCCGTGGCCTTTGGCGCACCACTGGGTGCACTCGTGGCCGGTTTTGCCAGCTGGCGCGGCAGCTATTTCATGGTGGCAGGCTTCGGCGTCATTGCTGCGCTCTCGATCTGGATTATGCTGCCATCTGGCCTGCGGGGCGCACAGCTGGGTATTCGCCAGCGCGTGGCGGCCATCGCCCTGCCCGGCGTGCGCGGCGCTCTGGTGACAACGCTGCTCAATCTGGCCGGCGCCTTTACCGTCATCATCTATCTGGCTGTCATCACCACCGAGGCCATCGGCCTGCCGCGTGAACTGATCCCCGCGGTATTGCTGGCCTTCGGCATCGGCGCCGCTATCGGCAACGCTGCCGGTGGCCAACTGGCCGACCGGGTTGGCGCTCGCCGCACCGTTGTCGGCGCCACGTCGATGAATGTGCTGTTGCTCGCCGCCATGTCTGTGGTGCCGCATCTGCCGCACGGGATCGTGCCCGTCGCCTTCTTCGTGCTGGTAGTAATCTGGGGCGCAACCGGCTGGGCCTTCCCACCGGCTCAGGCCAGCCACCTGCTGAGCCTCTCGCCCGGCAACGCGCCGCTCGTGCTCTCGCTCAATGCCTCTGCGCTTTATCTCGGCATTGCTGCCGGGTCGTTGATCGGTGGGCTGGTGCTGCAATATGGCACGCCAAGCGATCTCGGCTGGATCGGTGCGCTGCTGCCCGCGCTATCGCTTTTAGGCATGGGCTTTAACGCCACCCGCCGCCCCGCACGGGCCGCATTGGCCGGCATGGGTTAG
- a CDS encoding helix-turn-helix domain-containing protein: protein MTYLPQPETEQIAFANVLTALGDETRLAIIGRLARNGELAMACGQFGEICSKTALSYHLSKLREAGVVHVRPEGTKRLVTIRRADLDQRFPGFLDSIIATAQHLPMPGEDGSEGDVA from the coding sequence ATGACCTATCTGCCACAACCTGAAACCGAGCAAATTGCCTTCGCCAACGTGCTGACCGCGCTGGGCGATGAAACACGGCTGGCCATTATCGGCCGTCTGGCGCGCAATGGTGAATTGGCCATGGCATGCGGCCAGTTTGGTGAGATCTGTTCCAAGACCGCGCTCAGCTATCATCTGTCAAAGCTGCGCGAAGCGGGTGTGGTGCATGTGCGGCCCGAGGGCACCAAGCGCCTCGTGACCATCCGGCGCGCCGATCTCGATCAGCGCTTTCCCGGGTTTCTCGATTCCATCATTGCCACCGCCCAGCATCTGCCGATGCCGGGCGAGGACGGGTCTGAAGGCGACGTCGCTTAG
- a CDS encoding RidA family protein, with product MTITRIEPGKRFAAAVSHNNTLYIAGQTADTAKGTIEVQTQEVLAKIDDLLAKGGSSRAKLLSINIYLAHITDFEAMNKVYDDWLDTANMPIRATVEARLAVPDLRVEMTAIAALD from the coding sequence ATGACCATCACACGCATCGAACCCGGCAAGCGCTTTGCCGCTGCAGTCTCGCACAACAACACGCTCTACATTGCGGGCCAGACAGCCGATACGGCGAAGGGCACGATTGAAGTCCAGACCCAGGAAGTTCTGGCCAAGATCGACGACCTGCTGGCCAAGGGCGGCTCCAGCCGCGCCAAGCTGCTGTCGATCAATATCTATCTGGCCCACATCACCGACTTCGAGGCGATGAACAAGGTCTATGACGATTGGCTCGATACGGCCAACATGCCGATCCGCGCCACCGTTGAAGCCCGTCTGGCCGTGCCAGACCTGCGCGTCGAAATGACCGCCATCGCCGCTCTCGACTGA
- the ugpC gene encoding sn-glycerol-3-phosphate ABC transporter ATP-binding protein UgpC: protein MGAVTISDVRKVYNKLEVLKGVSVDIRDGEFLVLVGPSGCGKSTLLRMIAGLEEISSGEISIAGQVINDLAPKDRDIAMVFQSYALYPHMTVEQNMTFALRLKGMSREERQERVARAANILGLTPYLDRLPKELSGGQRQRVAMGRAIVRSPAVFLFDEPLSNLDAKLRVQMRSEIKQNHARLKTTTVYVTHDQIEAMTMADRIVVMHDGIIEQIGTPLELYDRPANLFVAGFIGSPAMNLFTGTQTADGFVAADGTVFPLGSHQTTTAPRDVMLGIRPEHFAISDAGVPAEILTVEPTGAETQIVTRLAGNEVMIALRERVTAGPGDKLLLAPIAGTTHLFDAATGLRID from the coding sequence ATGGGTGCAGTCACGATCAGCGACGTGCGCAAGGTCTACAACAAGCTCGAGGTGCTCAAGGGCGTGTCGGTCGACATCCGCGACGGCGAGTTCCTGGTGCTGGTCGGACCATCCGGCTGCGGCAAGTCCACCCTGCTGCGCATGATCGCGGGCCTTGAGGAAATCAGCAGCGGCGAGATTTCCATTGCCGGCCAGGTCATCAACGACCTCGCCCCCAAGGACCGCGACATCGCCATGGTGTTCCAGTCCTATGCGCTCTATCCGCATATGACGGTCGAGCAGAACATGACCTTCGCGCTGCGCCTCAAAGGCATGTCGCGCGAAGAACGGCAGGAACGCGTCGCCCGCGCGGCCAATATCCTGGGCCTCACGCCCTATCTCGATCGTCTGCCCAAGGAGCTCTCCGGCGGCCAGCGTCAGCGCGTCGCCATGGGTCGCGCCATCGTGCGCAGTCCCGCCGTGTTCCTGTTTGACGAGCCGCTGTCCAATCTTGATGCCAAGCTGCGCGTGCAGATGCGTAGCGAGATCAAGCAAAACCACGCCCGCCTCAAGACCACGACCGTCTATGTCACCCATGACCAGATCGAAGCCATGACCATGGCCGATCGCATCGTCGTCATGCATGACGGCATCATCGAGCAGATCGGCACCCCGCTCGAACTCTATGACCGCCCGGCAAACCTCTTCGTCGCAGGCTTCATTGGCTCCCCCGCCATGAACCTTTTCACCGGCACGCAGACCGCGGACGGTTTTGTGGCCGCCGATGGCACCGTATTCCCGCTCGGATCGCACCAGACGACAACCGCCCCGCGCGACGTCATGCTCGGTATTCGCCCCGAACATTTTGCCATTTCAGACGCTGGCGTTCCTGCCGAAATCCTCACCGTCGAACCGACCGGCGCCGAAACGCAGATCGTGACGCGGCTCGCCGGAAACGAAGTGATGATCGCCCTGCGCGAGCGGGTTACCGCTGGACCCGGCGACAAACTTCTTCTTGCACCGATTGCCGGAACCACGCATCTGTTCGACGCGGCAACTGGCCTGCGCATTGACTAA
- a CDS encoding SDR family NAD(P)-dependent oxidoreductase: protein MISYDLNNQTAIITGGGQGIGLAIAARLVASGARVSLWDIDAKVLAAAKAKLGEAASVVVVDVADCDAVAAAAASVAKSHGGIEILVHSAGIAGKNAPLDEYDPDEWRRVIDIDLNGTFYVNRAVVPYMKASNYGRIVNIASIAGKEGNPNASAYAAAKGGVIAMTKALGKELAKHDIAVNAITPATAKTRILDELKPEFIDYMLSRIPRGRFLEVDEAASMVGWLVSRENSFTTASVFDLSGGRATY from the coding sequence ATGATTTCCTACGATCTCAACAACCAGACCGCCATCATCACCGGTGGTGGACAGGGCATTGGCCTGGCCATTGCCGCCCGTCTGGTCGCCTCCGGCGCCCGCGTCAGCCTCTGGGACATTGACGCCAAGGTTCTCGCCGCTGCGAAGGCCAAGCTCGGCGAAGCCGCCTCGGTCGTGGTCGTCGATGTCGCCGATTGCGACGCCGTCGCTGCTGCAGCAGCATCGGTCGCCAAAAGCCATGGTGGCATCGAAATTCTGGTGCACTCGGCTGGTATCGCCGGCAAGAATGCGCCGCTCGACGAATACGATCCTGACGAATGGCGCCGGGTCATCGATATCGACCTCAACGGCACCTTCTACGTCAACCGTGCCGTCGTGCCCTACATGAAGGCCTCCAATTACGGCCGCATCGTCAACATCGCCTCCATCGCCGGCAAGGAGGGCAATCCGAACGCCTCCGCCTATGCCGCAGCCAAAGGCGGCGTCATTGCCATGACCAAGGCGCTGGGCAAGGAACTTGCCAAGCACGACATCGCCGTCAACGCCATCACCCCGGCGACCGCCAAGACCCGCATTCTCGATGAGCTCAAGCCCGAATTCATCGACTACATGCTGAGCCGTATTCCGCGTGGCCGTTTCCTCGAAGTCGACGAAGCCGCCAGCATGGTCGGCTGGTTGGTGAGCCGCGAAAACAGCTTCACGACTGCCTCGGTATTCGACTTGTCCGGCGGCCGCGCCACTTACTAG
- a CDS encoding amidohydrolase family protein encodes MSTLRDSDGLYCGPIVDAHHHLWDRALDRHPWLRGQQDPVLARSCLPDDYLRDTSGYNVVASVHIEANWDATDPLGEIAWLDSLSRPSGIAARYVGFADLADPDVEPLLESMATHGRVAGIRQIMSWHPDPDRSAVLDRHRMADANWRRGMAALGRHGLSFDLLISPWQVQDALDLLADFPDTAFALNHCGSPFDRTPDGMSDWAKGLKALARAPNLVLKISDLVAYDPNWTEASLRDVSLTCLDAFGPQRCMLASDHPVVTQHASFGQTYESFRRTFADLTDDQSLALFAGNAARFYGITGLQLGENP; translated from the coding sequence ATGAGCACATTGCGCGACAGCGACGGTCTTTATTGCGGACCAATCGTGGACGCCCACCATCATCTCTGGGATCGGGCGCTGGATAGACATCCGTGGCTGCGAGGCCAGCAGGACCCCGTGCTGGCGCGCAGCTGCCTGCCGGACGATTATCTGCGCGATACCAGCGGCTATAATGTCGTTGCCAGCGTGCATATCGAAGCCAATTGGGATGCAACCGATCCGCTCGGGGAAATCGCCTGGCTCGATAGCCTGTCCCGTCCGTCCGGCATTGCCGCGCGCTATGTCGGCTTTGCCGACCTCGCCGATCCCGATGTGGAGCCGTTGCTCGAATCCATGGCCACCCATGGTCGCGTGGCCGGCATTCGCCAGATCATGAGCTGGCATCCGGACCCAGACCGCTCAGCCGTCCTGGACCGGCATCGCATGGCCGATGCCAACTGGCGTCGTGGCATGGCGGCGCTTGGCCGACACGGGCTATCCTTTGATCTGCTCATCTCGCCCTGGCAGGTGCAAGACGCACTCGACCTGCTCGCAGATTTCCCGGACACCGCCTTCGCGCTCAACCATTGCGGTTCCCCGTTTGACCGCACACCAGACGGCATGAGCGACTGGGCCAAGGGGCTGAAGGCTCTGGCCCGCGCGCCAAACCTTGTGCTCAAGATATCGGACCTCGTGGCCTATGATCCGAACTGGACCGAGGCCAGCCTGCGCGATGTGTCCCTGACCTGCCTTGATGCTTTCGGACCGCAAAGATGCATGCTGGCAAGTGACCATCCGGTGGTGACACAGCACGCCAGTTTCGGGCAGACTTACGAGAGCTTTAGACGAACCTTTGCCGACCTGACCGACGATCAATCGCTGGCGCTATTTGCGGGCAATGCCGCTCGCTTCTATGGCATCACCGGCCTTCAACTGGGCGAAAATCCATGA
- a CDS encoding Gfo/Idh/MocA family oxidoreductase — protein sequence MSAEIHPNLAGLQQTWPMPSAPRPITILGAGGIVRDGHLPAYRKMNLPVAGIFDVNPETARKLAADFGVSVVHATLEEALAACGTDGIFDLALPPAAILSTVEQLPHNSVALIQKPLGPDGATARKIVSALDARSVTAATNFQLRFTPSMLAIRDAVRKGLLGDVVDVEVRLAVYMPWELWSFIPHLDAVEIPLHSIHYLDWIRSLLGEPESVYAKAVKHPRYPTLADARSSIILDYGDRVRCALSLNHTYNYGPEHVEATIRVEGSKGAAHLTVGYLIDYIKPVPEKLEFITEGGTWTELPLQGERVPDAFGFVMANLQRYAAGEDTVLDTDVHDSVRTMALVDAALKSSRLGGVVPE from the coding sequence ATGTCAGCGGAAATCCACCCCAATCTCGCCGGTTTGCAGCAGACCTGGCCGATGCCGAGCGCGCCGCGGCCGATCACCATATTGGGGGCGGGCGGCATTGTTCGGGATGGGCATCTGCCAGCCTATCGCAAAATGAATTTGCCCGTCGCGGGCATCTTTGACGTAAACCCGGAAACGGCACGCAAGCTGGCGGCTGACTTCGGCGTTTCAGTCGTGCACGCAACGCTGGAAGAGGCGCTGGCTGCATGCGGTACGGATGGCATTTTTGATCTGGCGCTGCCGCCGGCGGCAATCCTCTCGACAGTCGAACAATTGCCGCACAATAGCGTGGCGCTGATCCAGAAGCCGTTGGGTCCGGATGGCGCTACGGCGCGCAAGATCGTCTCGGCGCTCGATGCCCGCTCGGTTACTGCCGCGACCAATTTCCAGCTGCGCTTTACCCCGTCGATGCTGGCCATTCGCGACGCTGTGCGCAAAGGTCTGCTCGGCGACGTGGTGGATGTCGAGGTGCGGCTCGCGGTCTATATGCCGTGGGAATTGTGGTCGTTCATCCCGCATCTCGATGCGGTGGAAATCCCGCTGCACTCGATCCACTATCTCGACTGGATCCGCTCCTTGCTGGGTGAGCCGGAAAGCGTTTACGCCAAGGCGGTCAAGCATCCGCGCTATCCGACTTTGGCCGATGCGCGATCCAGCATCATTCTGGACTATGGCGACCGGGTGCGCTGCGCCCTGTCGCTCAACCACACCTACAATTATGGCCCCGAACATGTCGAAGCGACGATCCGGGTCGAGGGCAGCAAGGGCGCGGCGCATCTGACCGTCGGCTATCTGATCGACTACATCAAACCCGTTCCCGAAAAGCTCGAATTCATCACCGAAGGCGGCACCTGGACTGAGCTGCCGCTGCAGGGCGAGCGCGTGCCAGACGCGTTCGGATTCGTCATGGCAAATCTACAGCGTTACGCGGCGGGCGAGGACACGGTGCTCGATACCGATGTGCACGACTCGGTGCGGACGATGGCGCTGGTCGATGCTGCGCTCAAGTCCAGCAGGCTGGGCGGCGTGGTGCCGGAATAA
- a CDS encoding ABC transporter substrate-binding protein codes for MTTVLNFATMRRQLQAGCAAVVLGVAALGAPVFAQDVTTIKVLNWQPGGPEYWAALVAAFEAENPDIKVALETVPFDRYPEVQGPYITTKSGPDVMENNGGLELFDRRSAYLALPPEVMAAGDDLITHSGGCLNFDPTQACYGLPFGYQGNVMYYNKAVLTEAGLDAANPPTTWDEMDAACKAVQAIGKTCLAHGMTGVFPAYWNFPEIARNYLTEDDMRAILAGDMPWTDPKMISILEAMASIGERGWINSNSPSISMLPDGADIFSSGNAAFASTIIADAVNWQAFGTALGDENVGAMRWPMLVPDAPLAKSFSGVESSVFGVSSWTDKQEASLKFVKFIAGVENGNLLTSLGGGIALNKNVDPNLIPKSQALAQIREIIKTPTLHVGVLLSGQEADALGRGWQEVTLGRLSVADWAARLQIALEESPGKN; via the coding sequence ATGACGACAGTTTTGAATTTCGCGACGATGCGTCGGCAGCTGCAAGCTGGCTGCGCGGCGGTCGTGCTTGGTGTCGCGGCGCTCGGCGCGCCGGTTTTTGCGCAGGACGTGACGACGATCAAGGTCTTGAACTGGCAGCCGGGCGGTCCCGAATATTGGGCAGCGCTGGTGGCAGCCTTCGAGGCTGAGAACCCCGATATCAAGGTCGCGCTCGAGACAGTGCCCTTCGATCGCTACCCTGAAGTGCAGGGGCCTTACATCACCACCAAGAGTGGCCCGGATGTGATGGAGAACAATGGCGGGCTCGAATTGTTCGACCGCCGCTCCGCCTATCTGGCGCTACCACCAGAGGTAATGGCTGCAGGTGATGATCTCATCACGCATAGCGGCGGTTGCCTCAATTTCGATCCGACCCAGGCCTGCTACGGACTGCCCTTCGGCTATCAGGGCAACGTCATGTATTACAACAAGGCCGTGCTGACCGAGGCTGGCCTCGATGCTGCAAATCCACCCACGACGTGGGACGAAATGGATGCCGCCTGCAAGGCAGTCCAAGCCATCGGCAAGACCTGCCTCGCGCATGGCATGACGGGCGTGTTCCCGGCCTATTGGAACTTCCCCGAGATCGCGCGCAACTACCTGACCGAAGACGATATGCGCGCCATTCTGGCCGGCGACATGCCGTGGACTGATCCAAAGATGATCAGCATTCTGGAAGCCATGGCATCGATCGGTGAGCGCGGCTGGATCAACTCCAACTCGCCCTCGATCAGCATGCTGCCCGATGGCGCCGATATCTTCTCGAGCGGCAATGCAGCGTTCGCCAGCACCATCATTGCAGACGCGGTCAACTGGCAGGCTTTTGGCACTGCTCTGGGCGACGAAAATGTTGGCGCCATGCGCTGGCCAATGCTGGTTCCCGACGCGCCGCTCGCCAAGAGCTTCTCGGGTGTCGAAAGCTCGGTGTTCGGCGTCAGCTCGTGGACCGACAAGCAGGAAGCATCGCTTAAGTTCGTCAAGTTCATTGCCGGCGTTGAAAACGGCAATCTGCTGACTTCGCTGGGTGGCGGCATTGCGCTCAACAAGAATGTCGATCCCAACCTGATCCCCAAGTCGCAGGCGCTGGCTCAGATCCGCGAAATCATCAAGACGCCAACCCTGCATGTGGGCGTGTTGCTGAGCGGTCAGGAAGCCGATGCGCTTGGTCGCGGCTGGCAGGAGGTGACCCTCGGTCGCCTGAGCGTTGCTGACTGGGCCGCGCGCCTCCAGATCGCGCTCGAAGAAAGCCCCGGCAAGAACTGA
- a CDS encoding sugar ABC transporter permease, producing MSSPDIVTPRAASIAPKKRRGLLRPNTLLIIALVLPGLLLAVLFKLVPLIRAFWLSLLQTRGFEEPTFAWFANYQSMLRDPVFAQSFKNAAMVFVTLPVWIFLPLVIALLLFQRTPGWKLFRAVYFLPYMIAPVVVGIMFRQILSPEGPLNAFLIGIGLGPLAIEWLNGPTSALFSLTAVALWAFFGLGVLTYLSGLATVPQDVVEAARLDGAGFWRLLVSIAMPLIKPVIGYWTVLCMSSMLIWMFPLIYALTRGGPGSATMLPEYLVFITTFEFLNRGKGAAIGMALFVFAALVSAFVVRRMYLEGKGRSS from the coding sequence ATGAGTTCTCCGGACATCGTCACACCCCGGGCCGCGTCTATCGCGCCCAAGAAGCGTCGCGGCCTGTTGCGGCCCAATACGCTGCTGATCATTGCCTTGGTCCTGCCCGGCCTGTTGCTGGCTGTGCTGTTCAAGCTGGTGCCGCTGATCCGCGCCTTCTGGCTAAGCCTGTTGCAAACGCGCGGCTTTGAAGAGCCGACATTTGCGTGGTTCGCCAACTACCAATCCATGCTGCGCGACCCTGTGTTCGCTCAGTCATTCAAGAACGCCGCGATGGTGTTCGTCACGCTGCCGGTATGGATTTTCCTGCCGCTGGTGATTGCGCTGCTGCTGTTTCAGCGCACGCCGGGCTGGAAGCTGTTCCGCGCCGTTTATTTCCTGCCCTACATGATCGCGCCTGTCGTGGTCGGCATCATGTTCCGTCAGATTCTGTCGCCCGAAGGTCCGCTCAACGCGTTCCTGATCGGCATTGGTTTGGGCCCGCTCGCCATCGAATGGCTCAACGGGCCGACCAGCGCGCTGTTTTCGCTGACGGCTGTGGCGCTCTGGGCCTTCTTTGGTCTGGGCGTGCTGACCTATCTCTCCGGTCTCGCTACGGTACCACAGGATGTTGTCGAGGCGGCGCGGCTTGATGGCGCCGGGTTCTGGCGCCTGCTGGTGAGCATTGCCATGCCGCTGATCAAGCCGGTGATCGGCTATTGGACGGTGCTGTGCATGTCGAGCATGCTGATCTGGATGTTCCCGCTGATCTACGCATTGACGCGTGGCGGGCCAGGCAGCGCGACCATGCTGCCCGAATATCTGGTGTTCATCACCACGTTCGAATTCCTCAATCGCGGCAAGGGTGCGGCCATCGGCATGGCGCTGTTCGTCTTCGCCGCTCTGGTGTCGGCCTTCGTGGTCCGCCGCATGTATCTCGAAGGCAAGGGGCGATCATCATGA
- a CDS encoding carbohydrate ABC transporter permease encodes MSVTAQMIDHTSRSRARSIVKRGLAKWLVTFALVVVAVAALYPLLFTIINSMKSRVGYAQNPLGLPLDITFENYFDTFNRMNVPRLLFNSIITTTGGLLLSTVAALFIAYAVTKLRMRGGNLLFLFIISMLVIPSQVVIYPLYETILGLGFGGTYQGLILAYAAFGLPMSTYLLVAYFRAIPDELIEAARLDGAGDMRILFQVLLPISTPAIAALSILNFVWMWNDLLLPLVIMGGSDKTTLMVGVALLSGQYDVSIPLISAGLIIALLPVMLVYFLFQRQILNGAIAGAVR; translated from the coding sequence ATGAGCGTGACCGCACAAATGATCGATCACACCAGTCGCTCAAGGGCGCGCAGCATCGTCAAGCGCGGACTGGCCAAATGGCTAGTGACCTTCGCGCTGGTGGTCGTTGCCGTTGCCGCGCTTTATCCACTGCTGTTCACCATCATCAACTCGATGAAGTCGCGTGTCGGCTATGCGCAGAACCCGCTGGGCCTGCCGCTCGACATCACGTTCGAGAACTATTTCGACACCTTCAACCGGATGAATGTGCCACGTCTGCTGTTCAACAGCATCATCACCACAACCGGTGGTCTGCTGCTGTCGACGGTGGCTGCTCTGTTCATTGCCTATGCGGTGACCAAACTGCGGATGCGCGGTGGCAATCTCTTGTTCCTGTTCATCATTTCGATGCTGGTCATTCCGAGCCAGGTGGTCATCTATCCGCTCTACGAGACCATTCTGGGCCTTGGGTTTGGTGGCACCTATCAGGGTCTGATCCTCGCCTATGCAGCCTTCGGTCTACCGATGAGCACCTATCTGCTGGTGGCCTATTTCCGGGCTATCCCTGACGAGTTGATCGAAGCCGCGCGACTCGATGGTGCGGGCGACATGCGCATCCTGTTTCAGGTTTTGCTGCCGATTTCGACCCCGGCCATTGCGGCGCTGTCGATCCTCAACTTCGTCTGGATGTGGAACGATCTGCTGCTGCCGCTGGTCATCATGGGCGGGTCAGACAAGACCACGCTGATGGTGGGTGTGGCTTTGCTATCGGGTCAGTATGATGTGTCGATCCCGTTGATCAGCGCCGGTTTGATCATCGCGCTGTTGCCGGTAATGCTGGTCTATTTCCTGTTCCAGCGGCAGATCCTGAACGGCGCAATTGCTGGGGCCGTGCGATGA
- a CDS encoding L-rhamnose mutarotase, with product MSDTGPAAPILYIYRLKPGMGAEYDRLHQAVWPDLLALLDEAGIYDYQIWRHAEIVVARMRTRDGFDHAQAVTGASAVQARWTAALRHVFAEIADKNGEPLWLTEVFSHRPAEQVR from the coding sequence ATGAGCGACACGGGGCCAGCCGCGCCGATCCTTTACATCTATCGCCTGAAGCCGGGCATGGGTGCGGAGTATGATCGGCTGCATCAGGCGGTCTGGCCGGACCTGCTCGCGCTGCTCGATGAGGCGGGGATTTACGATTACCAGATCTGGCGACACGCCGAGATTGTGGTCGCACGAATGCGAACACGTGATGGGTTCGATCATGCGCAGGCAGTAACAGGTGCTAGCGCTGTTCAGGCGCGCTGGACGGCGGCGCTCCGGCATGTGTTTGCCGAGATTGCCGACAAAAACGGCGAGCCGCTTTGGCTCACCGAAGTGTTCAGCCATCGACCCGCCGAGCAGGTGCGGTGA